The following are encoded in a window of Castanea sativa cultivar Marrone di Chiusa Pesio chromosome 5, ASM4071231v1 genomic DNA:
- the LOC142637001 gene encoding zinc finger CCCH domain-containing protein 1-like produces the protein MSNLFVFSVCNFFIKSSRNKNIRKRKFDEDEKEDSTEDSFLHSQKKTIKPDNKLYFSIGSSNKNKMSTEAKEESEKPIFQFESSKEIQVEHDSRATATLETETEFSRDACALRERSLKQAEEALKGRGKSSGDEKFYKGIHGYTNYKAGFRREQTFASEKACGAHGPLRASAHIRVSMRFDYQPDICKDYKETGYCGYGDSCKFMHDRGDYKFGWQMEKEWDEAEKASKRNLALGLDDEDDGDVDPGEEDDEDDSLPFACFICRQPFVDAVVTKCKHYFCEHCALKHHAKNKKCFVCNKPTLGIFNTAHEILKRIAVDGK, from the exons ATGTCTaatctttttgtcttttcagTCTGCAACTTTTTCATAAAGTCGTCAAGGAATAAAAacatcagaaaaagaaaatttgatgaagATGAAAAAGAGGATTCAACAGAAGACTCATTCTTACACAGTCAGAAGAAAACCATAAAACCCGACAATAAGCTGTATTTTTCTATTGGATCCTCTAATAAGAACAAAATGTCTACTGAAGCAAAAGAAGAATCTGAGAAGCCAATTTTTCAGTTTGAGTCTTCAAAAGAAATTCAAGTTGAACATGATAGCAGAGCGACAGCAACTCTAGAAACTGAGACCGAGTTCTCAAGAGATGCTTGTGCATTGCGTGAGAGATCTCTTAAGCAAGCAGAGGAGGCTTTAAAGGGGAGAGGAAAAAGCTCTGGGGACGAAAAGTTTTATAAAGGCATTCATGGATATACTAATTACAAGGCTGGTTTCCGAAGAGAGCAAACATTTGCTAGTGAGAAAGCTTGTGGGGCACACGGGCCTTTGAGGGCTTCTGCTCACATACGAGTTTCTATGAGATTTGATTATCAACCAGACATATGTAAGGATTACAAAGAGACTGGTTACTGTGGGTATGGAGATTCCTGTAAGTTTATGCATGATCGAGGGGATTACAAGTTTGGTTGGCAAATGGAGAAGGAGTGGGATGAAGCAGAGAAAGCAAGTAAGAGAAATCTAGCTTTGGGATtagatgatgaggatgatggcgATGTAGACCCTGGTGAGGAAGATGACGAAGATGATTCGTTGCCCTTTGCATGTTTCATTTGTAGGCAGCCTTTTGTCGATGCTGTTGTAACCAAGTGCAAGCACTATTTCTGTGAGCATTGTGCATTAAAG CATCATGCGAAGAACAAGAAATGCTTTGTTTGCAACAAACCTACTCTTGGCATTTTCAATACAGCTCATGAGATACTCAAAAGGATTGCTGTGGATGGTAAATAA
- the LOC142635507 gene encoding receptor-like protein kinase FERONIA has translation MEGISKLLRTSGKRRLDKTRQSYSVLPDGLCRRFSLADINTATSNFDDDLVIGEGSYGKVYKGFIDHPTTTSVAIKRVDIKSRQIFDELRTELLLLCQLHHPNLVPLIGYCLDDQQVILVYEFIPNGTLSKYLHFQEHDCDPLSWKQRLQICIGVARALHYLHSGVKHSIIHRNVKTSNILLDEKLEPKLINFGDYKMGPPSLSKDLPRMVFEVVGTIGYLDPEYAMHWELTDKSDVYSFGVVMFRVLCARSAVRRELETDEAHLATWARKCIQEGTIYQIIDPYLKGKIAPECFKIYMDIANSCVRNKGKDRPTITEVEVVLEHALELQESADAAREDVDPSGGDQYKYPIVEYTCIASPPEFEGSPESERSISDSDSTTSAELSLDAAIESPNGQ, from the coding sequence ATGGAAGGTATTTCGAAGTTATTAAGGACGTCAGGGAAGAGAAGGTTAGACAAAACAAGACAATCTTATTCAGTTCTTCCTGATGGACTATGCCGTCGATTTTCACTAGCTGATATCAACACAGCTACCAGTAACTTCGATGATGATTTAGTAATTGGTGAGGGAAGTTATGGGAAAGTATACAAGGGGTTTATCGATCACCCTACTACGACAAGCGTTGCAATAAAGCGTGTGGATATCAAGTCAAGGCAGATTTTTGACGAGTTAAGGACCGAGTTGTTGTTGCTTTGCCAGCTACACCACCCTAATCTCGTCCCTCTCATCGGATATTGTCTCGATGATCAACAGGTGATCCTAGTCTATGAGTTCATACCAAATGGAACCCTCTCGAAATACCTCCATTTCCAGGAGCATGATTGCGATCCCTTGTCGTGGAAACAAAGACTCCAGATTTGCATTGGAGTGGCACGTGCATTACACTATCTGCACTCTGGGGTGAAGCATAGTATCATCCACCGTAACGTGAAGACAAGCAACATTCTGTTGGACGAGAAATTGGAGCCCAAGTTGATAAATTTCGGGGATTACAAGATGGGTCCTCCGAGTCTGTCAAAGGACTTACCTAGGATGGTGTTTGAGGTGGTGGGTACTATAGGATACTTGGATCCTGAGTATGCCATGCACTGGGAGCTGACCGATAAATCTGATGTCTACTCTTTTGGTGTGGTAATGTTTAGAGTACTCTGTGCCAGAAGTGCAGTGAGACGTGAATTAGAGACAGATGAGGCGCATCTAGCTACCTGGGCCCGAAAATGCATACAAGAAGGGACCATTTATCAGATCATTGATCCGTATCTGAAGGGTAAGATAGCTCCAGAGTGTTTCAAGATATACATGGACATTGCCAATTCTTGTGTGCGAAATAAGGGAAAGGATCGTCCCACAATTACTGAAGTGGAGGTAGTACTTGAACATGCACTGGAGCTACAAGAGAGCGCAGATGCTGCTAGAGAGGATGTGGATCCTAGTGGTGGTGATCAATACAAGTATCCCATTGTTGAATATACCTGCATTGCTTCTCCGCCTGAATTTGAGGGATCACCTGAATCTGAGAGATCTATTTCAGATTCTGATAGCACCACATCAGCTGAATTGTCCTTGGATGCCGCCATAGAAAGCCCAAACGGCCAATGA
- the LOC142636659 gene encoding receptor-like protein kinase FERONIA: MTEASMEAISQYISKLFRTSGKRAKQSSLLPEGLCRRFSLAEIKIATNNFDDDSVIGEGALGKIYKGFISDCTVSVAIKRRNGMLGPGFKEFGTELVLHGQLRHPNLFNLIGYCTDEHEMILVYEFIEGGSLGRHLLHQDQHDPLPWKRRLQICIGVARGLHYLHTGVKHTIIYRDVKLMTILLGENWEAKLADFGLCKKGPPSLSKALIRIDSVVKGTVGYLDPAYLRTSQLTDKTDVYCLGVVLFEVLCARRSVHMESEREQSMAIWAPTCVEDGTINQIIDPYLIGKIAPECFKIFVDIATSCLREDNLARPAIGEVEVGLEHALELQDYADTAMRKDGVDSGSGRKFNIPIPLLNKIYL; encoded by the coding sequence ATGACCGAAGCGTCAATGGAAGCTATTTCACAgtatatttcaaagttattcaGGACGTCCGGGAAGAGAGCAAAGCAATCTTCACTTCTTCCCGAGGGATTATGCCGGAGATTTTCACTCGCTGAGATCAAGATAGCTACCAATAACTTCGATGATGATTCAGTAATTGGTGAGGGAGCTCTTGGCAAAATATATAAGGGATTTATTAGTGACTGTACCGTAAGCGTTGCAATAAAGCGTCGTAATGGGATGTTAGGACCGGGTTTCAAAGAGTTTGGGACGGAGTTAGTGTTGCATGGCCAGCTACGCCACCCTAACCTCTTCAACCTAATCGGATATTGTACTGACGAACACGAGATGATCCTAGTTTATGAGTTCATAGAAGGTGGATCCCTCGGCAGACACCTCCTCCATCAGGACCAACATGATCCCCTCCCGTGGAAACGAAGACTACAGATTTGCATTGGAGTGGCGCGTGGACTGCACTACCTTCACACTGGAGTTAAGCATACTATAATCTACCGCGACGTAAAGTTGATGACCATTTTGTTGGGTGAGAACTGGGAGGCCAAGCTGGCAGATTTCGGCTTGTGCAAGAAGGGTCCCCCGAGTTTATCAAAGGCTTTAATTAGGATTGATTCTGTAGTGAAGGGTACTGTTGGATACCTGGATCCCGCTTATCTTCGAACGAGTCAGCTGACTGATAAAACTGACGTCTACTGTTTGGGTGTGGTACTGTTTGAAGTACTCTGTGCGAGAAGATCAGTGCACATGGAATCAGAGAGGGAACAGAGTATGGCCATCTGGGCTCCAACATGCGTAGAAGATGGGACCATTAATCAGATTATTGATCCGTATCTGATAGGGAAGATAGCTCCGGAGTGTTTCAAGATATTCGTGGACATTGCCACTTCTTGCCTGCGAGAAGACAATTTGGCACGTCCTGCGATTGGTGAAGTGGAGGTAGGCCTTGAGCACGCACTGGAGCTGCAAGATTATGCAGATACTGCGATGAGGAAGGATGGTGTGGATTCTGGTAGTGGTCGAAAATTCAATATACCTATCCCATTGTTAAATAAGATATACCTGTAA